AGCCAGGTCTGATAGCGGAAGGCAGGCGCCCAGTGGGGGGACCTTACTCGGGGGTTAGTCTGGAGTTGGCGGCGATGTTGCCTTCCGAGGCCCCCCGGCTGGAGATGCCAAGAGGGAATGCTTCCATGCTCTCCTACCTTGGGGAAAAGCGACGCCATTTCCGTGACGGCGGCGTGGATCTTCTCCGAACAGGGGACGAAGCTGCTGGGGTAAGAGAGGCAGAATGAGGCCCGGATGCAAGAGATGGAACGTGGAGGCACGAGCCCTGCGCCAGGACTCCAACATCAAGGAAAGAAAGGTCTCGCCCCTCACAAACTCCCGAGAGCCCTCCCCTCCTCAGCCTTTCCgatacattggactacaactctcagcattcctagtCGGCCGCAGCCCGGCccctagggtggattcctgcactgagcagggggttggactcggtggccttctaggccccttccaactctactattctatgattctatgatgccccAGGAACCGGCTGGGATGTCCAGACAGTGGTCTTGGGGAGGAGGGTGGGTGTCCTTCCGCCTTTTCATTGCCTGCTGCTCAACTGTGGGCTGGGAGCAAacgcctgcctgaaactctggagatgaGCTTTCGCCCGATCTGGGCACCTCCTTCGTTCAGAGGTGATCTGTTCAGAACAGAGTCTCATACAGAGAGGCAGACGTTCTGGGCAGTTTCTGGAGCCTCCTTGCTGCCCGAGAGCGACTGAATCACGGAGAAGAGACGCGCCGGAATGCTGAACCCCTGTTCCCGGGGAGACTGGCCAGAAAGAAGGCAGGACTCTCACGGCGGGTCACACGAGGGGATGCAGCAGCCATACGCTTAATTCCTCACGGTGTGTGAGCGGGATTGCCTGGGGCCTTTCCCCCCAGCGGCTGCTGCCTCCCGCAGGCTCCTTTTGCTCCAGCACCCGTTCCCCTCCTGGGAAGACCCTGGAACCTGGGGGTGGGATGGGCGGCCGCAGGGGGGATCCATCCTGACCTGTCGTGCTTGAACTCTTGGGCGGCCCGGAGGAGTTCCTGGATGTTCTTGGTAACCTGCTCCGTCTTGAGGATAACATCCTCGGTGCTGGGCAGCCCTGGATCGAGGTCCCCTTCCAGTGGTTCAGGTTCCGGGTGCGAATCGTCATCCTTGGCTAGGTCCAGGAAGCGTTTCCCATCCATGCTGCTAGAGGGGCAATGAAAAGGAGACAGAGACGTTGCTCTCCTGAAGCCACGCCCACCGCCCTTTGCGGCCTCCCCCAACttaagtgccctccagatgtcttggactacaactcctatcactccCAGCCCATACGGCCAACACATTagaagggcaccagcttggagaaggctggtgtattCAATGGCACGTCAGATTTTGTATTTAAATCTCagctttttgtttaaaaataatgcaagttcctagtcctcatgaCCAGAGGAAGAAGAGACGTGAAACATTCCATGAAAACCGCAGAATCCACACAAGTTGCCAAGCAAGGTTTCCAGCAGCCTGCAGAACTCTGTGCCGCCACCCCCAAGACCGGCGCGGAACCCAAGTATACGAAGTTGCCCCAATGGCATCATTAAGGCAGGTCGCAGGTAACCCTGCAATCCTGCCGACACGCCTCCCCTTACCTAAGTGGCAAATCCCCTCCCTGCGTGTTGTCATAATCGCTGTCGGTGCCGCTGCCATGTCGGTCGAGTTTTCCAGTCTACAAGGGTAAGAAGAACGGGAGAAAGTCAGGTACAGGATACTTGGCTGGGAAGAAGCCAACACGGTACAGCAgtcagagcactggactagacctgggttcaaatccccccaCTCAGCTGCGAAGATGACTGACCTGTGTACAGTCCATATCTCGCattctaacctacctcatagggttgttgtgaagctaaaaggaaagggggcactttatttatttgccaCCTGGAGCTGTTTCCCAGCATAATCCAAACCAGTCCCCAGcgtagggcagcctttcccaaacgtTCAATTTGCAATGCTTCCCTCGTCCCAAATTAAAATTGGAGGCGTGCTTGTCTCTCTTGTGCCCTCAAACTGTTGGCTTTTAGAGAGCAGGCAAGCCCATAAACAAAAAGCAACCTTCCTCCATCATGGCTGCCTCATGATGGGAAGCCGGTAAACCCCAGAACAGGGACTcgcagagagagagatagagagagactATGGACAGCCACTTGAATTCTGCCGTGGGATCAGTGGTGGAAGGATCAAGAGATGTATAGGGAACTCTTCCACTTGTGCCTCCCACCGGTCGAGGCAAAGCCAGAACAGAGAGTCGTCCAGAGAAGCAATGGGAAGCCTCCTCTATGGGAAGCCTTGGACGCTCACAACCTTAAAACGCACTTGGAGTTTTGCAGTAAACTAGGGCGCTCCAGAACTCCCATACTTGAGGAGGTGATTCCAATGGACTACAACCCCACAGCTGTCAAcgttctctcctttcccccctccccaaaatgtgccCACCCCAGCTGCCGGAAATATATCAATTCACCATGTGACGTCCGCTCTCCGGTGGGCACGACACAAGCGGAGAAGACGGTGGGAAAGGCATCGACGAGACAGAGCCGCCCTTCCGGATCTGAAAAGCCAGAGGGACAAGCTGAGTGGGAAGGCAGGCGttgcgggggagagggggaagcggGGTCTCCCAAGAAACTAGGGCGCACGGGGaccagagagggggagagggggaagcggGGGTCTCCCGAGAAACTAGGGCGCACGGGGACcaaagagggggagagggggaagcggGGTCTCCCAAGAAACTAGGGCGCACGGGGaccagagagggggagagggggaagcggGGTCTCCCGAGAAACTAGGGCACACGGGGaccagagagggggagagggggaagcggGGTCTCCCGAGAAACTAGGGCGCACGGGGACCTGAGAGGGACCGGAGCCCTGCAGAGTCTCCCGACAGGCTAAGGTCAGCTCAGCAGGCGCCTGGGAGAAAGACAcgttggggaggggaagagaaatcgCTGCCCCAGCCAACCCATTTTTCTGCCCCACACTTGAATTCCGCTTACTCGGTAGGAGCTGGCTTGATTGTGAATGGAATAGAGGGAATcatcatccatgtcctgcttggcaTAAGAAAAAGGGGTAAGGGGGCGTCCCCTGGTGCATCATGACCCAGACCTCCTGCCGAACGCCAAAAGCAGGGCCTATTGTACTATGCTCTGTGGACTCACACGCCCCCGACTTTGCCCCCACAAGCACGGCTTCAAAATCGATGCAAGGAGGGGACGCTAGGATCAGCTCAGGTCAAGTGCAAGCCCCGTCCCCCCTTGCATTGCTGTTCAAAACCCCCAACACAGTCATCCTATCCTCCACAGAGACGGCTCACGCTTAAAAACCAAgccagggaaagaaagaagaagacccCTCTCGAGCGCTTGGCCCGCTGGCCTTCGGCACTCACCCCGGGGTGCAGCGGCTGCAGGCGGCTGACCAGGTCGTCCACTGGCTGCTGCCCGAAGGGCTTGAGTCCGCTGGCGCCCGGCTCGTACATGGAAAAGGCGTGGCGGTCGCGCCGGTGGGATCCGGCGGCCGTGGAGGCACCGTGGCTGTGCTCGGGGCGCTCGCTCGGGGGCGGGGCCATGGGGTGGGCAGGCCCCGCCTGCTGGCGGATCTGCATGTTCTCCGACTGCAGCTTGTGGATCTGAAGGGGGAGAAGGACGCTCGGGATCGCTCaaaggcgggggcggggggagggagggagggaggggatctGGCGTTTTGTTCCCCAGAAACCCATAGCAGGAACATCGTGTTGTTTGTGGAAAGGGCTGTGGGGCTTAGTGGGATCCGGAGCACACGATGTTGGGGAAAGCGCGTATCTAATATGGCAGCAGAGCCAAGGAAACCAGCAGGGCCCTGGCTGCAGCAGCCCCACCCCGCATCACGGCACTTGCCTCTCTCTGCAGCCGCCGCAGCTCATCGCTCAAGCTGTTGTTCACCTTCATCAGCTGCTGCACTTTCGCTTCCGAGGCGGCCAGCGCCTTCTTCACCTCCAAGTACTCCTGCAGTGTGATGGGCCCATCCGAGAGGTCCGAAGAGTCcatgctctttggggggggggggagaaaaaagcccATGAGACGTGGCCGTTTCCAGGGTCAGCACGGGTGCACTCCTCACCCTGTGTGGAGTCTTAAGcgatgccccaccccaccctgcttccAAGGAGGGTCAGCAACTAGCAGAACGCCTCCCCCGCAAAAGACACCAACTGCTTGGGTGCTAAACGGCCGGTGACACTGCATTGCCAGGGAAGCAAAAAGGGCATTTGGGGGACGAACGTCACCCTCTACTGTGACCGGTGGAGCTCTCTGATGTGGAGAAGGATAAACGTCCCGTACCAATTTGAATTAACAAAAACGTTTTGGAGGCTAAAACTTTAAAGCGGTGGCTAGACTCTCAGGTGGTCTAATCTGGGCCTCTGAGCTTCCCCAAAGGGTCACGTCCCTTCCCCTGATCTTACCACCTTCCCATGAAACCGGCTAGGTGATGTCTCAGATTTTGCGTAGTTCCCCGCTATCCTAAAAAGATGGAATGCCTCCCACCTCCGCGTTACTGGCAGCGAACACTTGACGCTCCAATAGGTTGGGACTTTGGCCCTGCTCCTTTGGCCCCACGCTTTTTTGCCCCACCCCCGGAATGCATCCCGCAAGACCGTTCCCCAAAACGGAACCCACCCCTTGGTTTCAAAGATGTCTGACACCCCAGTTCTAAATCGTTATCCGTACAGCGAGGGACAAGCTCTCCTTCCTGCCCCCCTCAACACCCTCCAGGAGGCCTCACCCGGGCACGGTTGTTGCGACCGGCGTTGGCGCTGCGCAGCGGCTCCTGGTCCGTGTCCTCGTCCGAGGCAACGCTGTCGTAGTCGTGCTGGTCGTCGAGGTCACTCGGGCCGTGGAGAGAGGAGTCCAGAGCCTCTGCGACGAAGACGGAGGAGTTACAAAGGAGGGCGGGGCAGGAGGAAGGCTCCGAGGGTGGGAGGTTGACCCCACGGGAAGAGACGAATCCCCCCTAACTTCTCGCGCTCTTACCTGTGGGGCTGGTGAGGCCTTTGCCCTGCTGCCGGCGCTTTGCCTCGCTTAAGATATCGATGATGAGAGTGGCGAATTCCCGGGCGTTAAAGCGAGCGAGTTTCTGGCGCCCCTGGGAGAAAGAGGTAAAGGGACCGGGCATGGCAAAACCCAAAACGGAGGCCGCACCGTAATCAGCCCagggccaatggaggctggtggctctgatgccagtgaaGCGGTGGTTTCcattggaaccagtcagaactccaaaggagctgtccaaggtgcagaCTTTGactatagagttctgactggatctgactgaaacccaaagcagattcaccgcttcactgacatcggaaccagcAGTTTTCACTGCCCAGGATTCGTTCCGAATGTCAGGATGCAAAACTTCGGAAGTGATATTAAAGACAAGagcgcctctgagcatgtgccgaGCGCCACTCCCTCAGAGATGTCCAGGCTCGACACTCGGCTCAGGGAGAATCCGTGGAAACCGTCACAAGCAAGACCTCAGACCCACGAGTCAACATCTGACAACATGATCAAGTCCCAAAACCCAAGGGGGAAATCGATGAAAAATCGCTCTGAGCGGACACAGAAGACATTCCCGTAACCACAGAGTATTGCCGGCCCTCCCTTAAATGGATCTAGAAAGGAATGCGCCAGGGATTCCAGGTCAGAAGACATGGGTTCAAGGGGAAAACGTAAGCCCTGGCGTCTTCCTCCGCATCCACCCCCCTACTCTAGAATTAAGCTCTGCTTGGTTGGCATCAGCCAGACAGAAGTAAATAGGGCAGCCGAGGGTGGATCAGGGCCACCCCTTCCCCCATTACCTGATTGCGTGTTGCTGAGTATTCGGGGTTTACCGGAAGAAAGGGAACTGCGCTGCGCTCCGTCACCAAAGTGCTGTGGTTCTGTGTTGTGAGCCAGACTTttggggcgggagagagagaaggggaggcaaAAAGTTACTGTCAGCAAACAGTCGGCCTCCGCCCACCCCACATACATGCACAGATCTGCAGAGGCCCCGGCCGTCTCAGTTCAAGCCCCTTCTCCCCACTCCTGCCCCCCAGGTGCGGGAACCGGGGTGCAGACTGTCAGAGCGCAAAAGGCCGCGTCGAGGGGAAGGCTAGAACACAGATATAACCATTTATTCATGCCGTCGCAGTCCAAATAGTCTTTGCTGTTGGGGGCACTGGTGAAATCAACACGAGGCGATTCCCCACATGCCCAGTTACAAAGCGAGTCCACGGGAAACGCATGTTGCTTGATTTCACCAGGGCCCCCGATTAAGAGTGGTCGGAACACAGGGGACTCAACGAATTGCGTTTCCGTGCCCGTCCCAAGGGTTTGCTTCTCCCGTCCTTGCATCAGTGCCTCCCGGCTTTGGAAGGGCAATTTCCCCCGAAAGAGATGGGGCAACCCGGCCCCATAAGCAGTGAGATATCTCAAAGAAACGGCAGGCCCCTACGCCTGTCCCAGAACCACCTACAaacctctctcctttccttttcctgcctcaAAACTAACCTTTCTCCTGGAACCCTGCACATACTGTtggatgcccatcagccccagccagcatggcccacagAGAccatgggatctgtagtccagcAACAGCCGAGGGCCGGCAggccccacctccctccctgctgGAACCTGAATGCTTGATCCCTACGTCTGAGAAACTGCGTTCGACGGCAGCCGTCGCGCTCGTCCCTCTGTTCCCTTCTTTTTCTGCAGTTTACACCGTTGTAAGAATCCAGGGGGCATGATCCTCACGAAGGGAGTGCCTGCGGTTCCCTCACTCCCTTACCATGACAGTCAAAACATTGGCATACACAAATAAATGAGGGGCGGTGCTGGGAACCAGCCATACAGAACCATTTTTCCATGGAATAATTTCCCCTGCCCAACCAATGACCGAAACCTATTAATTTCCAAACCAGAGTTCTGCAAGCAGAACATCAGAGGCGGATAAAGACCCACGCTCGGAGAAGGCTATAATCCAAGTCTCATCCTCCATCCCTCCACCTCCACACAGCTTTGGCCAAGTCACTCGCTCTGACATCCCTATGAGCCGCCTCGCAGGGTCAGCGTAGCAAGGAAGCACCACGGCAGCCACGAAGTTGCAACTAAAAACTCTGCAGCGTTGCCTTGCAACTCAAGGCTGCACGTCGGAAGCAGAAAGCCGATGGGGAAGTGGCTTCTAAGTAAACCGGCTTAGGACACGGCCTCGTGCGGATCATTCCCCAAACCGAAACCGGTAGAAGCGTTTGTGTTGCAATCGATCAACAACAACGCCGTTATGCTGAAAGGCATCCGGTATTTCTGCTTCTCCTCAAACAACAGGCAAGAGTCCAACTCATCTCACCCCGCTCCGgatcgctctctctctcgctcgctcgctgggCGCAGCTCAAAAACGACTCTGTGCAGCcgaacaaacttttaaaaagtccCCGAGGGGGTTGCGGGGGGAGAAATCGGCGTGCAAGAGGGAAACGGTTGCTCCAGAGTAACACGGAAGGGggagcccccccccaaacacagccAGAAAGGGAGAGCGATGCCCAAACTGGGATTTCTGGGCTGCGGGTAAACCTCTCCGTGCCCCAGAAATCATGCCGGGATTTGGGGGGAAGCGGCCGCAGCCTAAAACTCAGACAGACTCCGCTCTCCCTTCACCGGGCACGTTTGGACCGACGCGCGCTCGCCCCCGCACGCCCCCCAAGCCCGCGCCTTCCTTACCAAGCCCCCGCTCAGCCCCACGCCGGCACAACTTCCAGAGAGGGGAACGGAGTCTGGAGCAAGCCGCACCCTCCCTCGAAAGGAGATTTATTCCGGCTGGGCCGTGGCGGAGCTGGCGAAAGGCCACGGATGCGGCTGGCCAGGAATGAAgggaagggatggggggggggacgagGCCCGCTCTGGGGTGGCCGGGAGAGACAGGGAGGTGGCAGCGTTCCCACAGAACCACGGCCCGGGCTCTTCGCCCCTGCGCTTTTGGGGGAAAGCGGGGGGGGGTGCGTGTAGGCTGTGCTACAGTGCAGAACTGAGCACGCCGGTAAATGtcagccccaccccgccccagccCGATGAAGCCCACCTTTCTATAGTCTCACGCAAAGCTTGCTATGACTCAGCCCTGGGCCTAGCTGGGCACTGGCCCAGCAAACACTGCCAGCCCAACTCCCGGGTGAGCAATGAGATTCTCCAGAGCGGCCGAGAACAACTGGCAAAGCGGTTCAAAGCCCTCTCTCTTTGCACGAGGGCGTGCGGGGACATTTCGCCTGccaatctggggtgggtgggagagcttCTTTCAAGCCATCCATCCAGTTTTGACAGGACAGCTTGCATGGGGAGTTTACCctgattttattctcacaacaaccctgtaaggtagctcaggccagagaaagagagagagagagagaccaactgGGCCCAGGTGAGTTTTGTgggtgagcaggaatttgaacccgggtctctccATTCCACCAAGACACTGTCTGTGGCATCAACCTGGTATTATTTGTCATCTGAACACCAGCCCTCCCCCACCTGACTAGCTTTGaaccaaataaaaacaattgcatttgcaaaaatgcacccAAGCCGAAATTCGACACACTGAACCCACAGATCATTTACAAtcattgacacacacacattgacacacacacccaaatgcaACCCACCCTCACCTAGACTGGAGAAGGTGGGGATGTCTGACATACTTGGATTTTGCATCGGAtacaggcgcaatcctatgtgtgtttagacagaaaaacgtcctacaatccAATGCATCTTTAGACAAAAAAATGTtctacactcctatgcatgtttcgacagaaaaaaagtccgTCAATTCCCAGcgttccctagccagccatgctgggaattgtaggactcatgtctgtctaaacatgcatataggattatgccctaagtgTCATGCCTTATTTAGACATTTATACTTCACCTTGCTACGATGAAAATCGAACTCAAGGCGgcttataaataaaaaaaatgaaatataaaactgCAACCATTTTTGGAAAAGGCCCACCCTAACAATAAAATGATcctaacaaataaaattaaaaacgcACCATAAGCAGATAATATCAACAGAACTAAAATAAATAAGCCTTCCCCAATTCTCCAGATGTgccagactgcaattcccatcattcccagtcagcatggcaaaTGGCAGGGGAGATGGGCtgtgtagtccaactcatctgcaggctatcatgctgggagaggctgcATTATGGCTACAGTGCAGTTTTTACCAACtcaaatgtcttggactacaactcccatcatctctgacttagctatggtggctaggaatgctgggagttgcagtccaacaaatctggaagccaccagatcAGTATGTTGGAATCAGAGCAGAATATAGGAGTCCTTAAAAGGTCATCTAGCCTCACCTCGTAACCAACACCAACCAACAACCAGCTACAATTCAGCTACCCTTGCAGAGCAAAGATCTCCAGGTGAGCCAGGTCATGCCGAAGCCCAAAGCCCTTCTCTGAAAAAACTCAATTCCTCTTGGCATAAACCCAGATGACGTCTGTCCGTCCATCTGTCCCGTTTTAAGTTTGCCTAGGTTCAACATGCTTTGGAATTTTAAATCCACAATCCAGGCTGCACATTAAGAGTAGAATTCAACAAGCCAAAATGCCTCCACAAGTTTCTAGCCCCCAGTGGGTGCAGACACGGGCTCGGAAACAAGCAGATGATAGacattggagttggcagagatggcaaaacttacagcaatcATGAGAGATAAAACAGCAGCCACGTTCACATCTGAAAGGAAATCTCTGACAGAATTTTTGCAGAGAAAGTGATgtgtttgtctgtggattcagtgtatgagatatagtcaacttagaagacagaaaagaatttgattgTCGTAAATGTAATTAAACAAGGAGAGGATATAATTCACATTTGGGATGTGTAGAGAACCGAAAATACAccttaacctttgtgtgtgttttcctttttttttctttttcttttttccgctgctcttccttttttccctttttccctGGATGTAATGTTTCTATGTatttatgtcatgtatgtttgcagaacaataaaaattattattattattattattattattattattattattaatattaataataataataataataatgaaataaacgGATGATAAGTCGTGGTGGGATCTCGAAAAACCAGAGCAGGTTTCCAaccttctgtaaaccgcccagagagccctggctatgggagcggcatataagtgcaataaataaaataaataaaaccttggtGGGCAGGGAAGAGAGAGACTGGGTGCACAGTGCCACCAAGAGGCTGACAGAGGAATCACAGGTAGAGACGTTGGTGGAGAATGCGGGTGAGGGGGGATGTTACCTGCCCCTCATCCTTACACTTTCAGAGGGGCAAATGTTGGAAGATTAGATTTTTTAAGAAAATATACTGAAACCAGACATTGGGGGTcaccaggggaaaaaaacccagtaaGGCCCCCAAATCACCCACCACctacccccctccttccccccctgccATTCACCTGCATCGTTTTCGCGGCGGTCCACCTCGTCGTACACATCCATGGCTAGCTCCTCAAAGAGACGGTTGCTGAGCTATTGGGGGCGAGAGAGTCAGTTCAGCAGCAGAACGTGGTGCAGGAACTGGGGCGCTGCGGGGTCGGCCCAAGGCGGTACTGTTATTTGGGAGCCTAATGGCCGCAACGGGTCACTTAGGGGCGCTGGGTCTCTTAATCCACCGCTACTTTCGCCATTCCCCAACTTTTGTGTGGCTTGTTCTCCTTTCTAAAGCCGATTTTAGATTAAGGTCTAGTTAGCCTTAatctaaaacatgctggtatttttggtacttTATCCCCGCCCtctttgcctctggccccgcccATCAATGcaatgcgccccccccccacgagAGCCTCTCCTTGAATTCAGCCCATGGCGTAAGGGATGTGCAGCTCACTGCCTCCCCCAAACCCTGCGCCGTCCTTCCAATTTCTCCTTCACTGTACTTATACAGTCAAGCTCTACCTAGACTAGACCACTCAATAGCGGACAGGGCACGGCACAGGGGCAAATCCCCACAAACAACTAGCTCCGtgtctccccccacaaaaaatgccgtgttccagaagaagaaacctggCGGGGGGGGGCGCGCGCGTTGAACTTACCGCCTGCAATTTCTTCTTGGCTGCCTTTGCTAGCTCAGAGAGGTCCAAGCtgcaagaggagagagagaacccCGTCAACCCCTGTCCCATGAGAAATTAGCCTAAGGGAGGGCATCCGtatctaccccccaccccaccttcccagccccAATCCTGCACAGCACCCAGCTCCGTTCGGATTTGCAGGACGCCCTAATGAGGAAGCGGCAACCGCGAGGTTATTATTTGGGGGTTGGGTCTGTGTGTGATAGGCGTCGGAAGGAATGTCACCAGCCGACAGAGGGGCCGAGGCGAGAGATACGGGAGGGGAACCAGGAGATCAAAGGCGAGGAAGGGGGGAAGCATTTTCAAAAAGGAAAACAGACTTTCTGAACGCATCCCCCAGGAGACGGTGGTCACCAAACGATTCATTAATCCCCTTTTTGTGCTCAACAATCCACGCCCCTGCCAAaacacgcgcgtgcacacacacacacacacacaggcatgtcATATTTCCCacggaaagtggggggggggatggcacgGGCCATGGCGGTCGCATGCGGTTGAGTGTCGAACCCCTCGGTACCTTTGAGACATGCATTTTGGGTGCACTCTGAACTCCAGATAGGCAGCGGGGAAAGAAAAGGACAAACAAGGATGTtaaaaaatagtgtgtgtgtccCCAACTCCCACTAGAAAAGCCCGGGGTGTCTGCAAGTGGCAGCTGGATTAGGGGGTTGAAATGCTCTCCTCTCCCAATAAGTACCGGGGCTCAACCTGCCTTAATCCGATCTTCTTGCCTGCAACCCCCGGGGGCTTTTCTGAATTTTATTCTGCCCTCAGCTGAAAGAACTTCAGCATCCCCTGATCTATGGTTTCTAAAgccgccttcctcaacctgtgctCTCCTGAtgcgttgggactacaactcccagcagcccctaaTGTAGGCTTAATAAGTTATCTGAAAGCAGAACTGGGCAGACGTTGGGTTCACGGAATCAACTGGACCTGGGTGCAAAAACAGCACCTCACAACAGCTAAGGAAGGCGGGCATTGAACTGAGGGACAAGGGTtcctctgagcatatgctcagcccAAGAATGTACTTTCAAGGCCAGAAGGGGAGCAAACACAAAAATCTATTCCCCCACACCTGCCCGCCGAGTGCTTTTTTGATTTCAGCAGCCAAATTTAGGAGAAATCTACAGAGTCCCTTAGGGTAAGGTAAACTTTGATATATAGGACTTTACTATTTTGTATTATTTTAGCAGTGAAATACCGGGATATCTACCCTTTTCTAATGTTGAAGAAGCAGCTTATGAGAAACACTGGTACATATGTAATCCCTACAATAGCCACAAGGTGGCAGCAATTACGCCCTCTATGGGATATAAAAAGAGGGCAGATTTTGGGGGAAGAGGTAGGAGAATACCTCACCTGTCAGCCATCTGCGGGATGATGTAATGCCCATTCTTGTGGTCTGCGTGGAAAGACAGAAACGGTTAAGCAATCTAGCCAGCGCCTCCACCGAATCCAACTAACACCCCCTTAGACAGATGCACCATCATTTCCAAATATAGACCGGATAAAAAAACAGCCGGGTTCACTTTctcgcacgcacacgcacatgcacactcaCGCGTCAATGCACTGCGCTGTGGCAAAAATTTAGAATTGTTaggaaaagaacagaagaacagcagGTGTTGTTATAAATAAGGAAATAGCAGTAACACCATTGGTTAAGGGCGCAATTCTGTGgatgttttgacagataaaagtcctacaactcccagcatgtccagccagcatggctggctaaggcatgctgggacttgtaaatttccccccgccccccgcctaaacatacacaggattgtaggacatttccctatctaaacatgcataggattgtaggagcgattccagtttaaacatgcatgagattgtaggacttttttttctgtctaaacatgcatgggattgtgccctcagTCGCCTTGAGTATCTGTGAGAAAACGGGGGAAGCCTCCAAAGAGAAATTAACCTACAATGACACACTTGTACTTACAATATTATCTCacccacaaacacacccacacccaaatgaTATTATATAACTGGAGAAGGTTCAACAGGGCAAACTTAGAAGGTTCACCTTTTTCATGAAGGTAGCCTTGTAAAAGCCAGgcttttatttaattcatttatttatttatgttgatGCAAATGTAATATACCGATATATATAATTTTGGCACAGCTTTCAAAAACCACTCCCTTTAATAGCTAACGGAGGTGGTGCGTGCCGAAAGAATTGTAGCTGAAACGGGGTCACTGAAAAACAAGCCGGGGAACCGCCAACGACTCGTGCACCCGTGCGTCTCAGACCCGTGCACACGCGGACCCCTTCCGG
Above is a genomic segment from Elgaria multicarinata webbii isolate HBS135686 ecotype San Diego chromosome 22, rElgMul1.1.pri, whole genome shotgun sequence containing:
- the GIT1 gene encoding ARF GTPase-activating protein GIT1 isoform X1 — its product is MARKVPRAEVCADCSAPDPGWASINRGVLVCDECCSVHRSLGRHISIVKHLRHSPWYATLLQMVHTLASNGANSIWEHSLLDPAQVQSGRRKANPQDKVHPTKSEFIRAKYQMLAFVHKLPCRDDDGVTAKDLSKQLHSSVRTGNLETCLRLLSLGAQANFFHPEKGTTPLHVAAKAGQTLQAELLVVYGADPGAPDVNGRTPIDYARQASQHELAERLVECQYELTDRLAFYLCGRKPDHKNGHYIIPQMADSLDLSELAKAAKKKLQALSNRLFEELAMDVYDEVDRRENDAVWLTTQNHSTLVTERSAVPFLPVNPEYSATRNQGRQKLARFNAREFATLIIDILSEAKRRQQGKGLTSPTEALDSSLHGPSDLDDQHDYDSVASDEDTDQEPLRSANAGRNNRARSMDSSDLSDGPITLQEYLEVKKALAASEAKVQQLMKVNNSLSDELRRLQREIHKLQSENMQIRQQAGPAHPMAPPPSERPEHSHGASTAAGSHRRDRHAFSMYEPGASGLKPFGQQPVDDLVSRLQPLHPGDMDDDSLYSIHNQASSYRIRKGGSVSSMPFPPSSPLVSCPPESGRHMTGKLDRHGSGTDSDYDNTQGGDLPLSSMDGKRFLDLAKDDDSHPEPEPLEGDLDPGLPSTEDVILKTEQVTKNIQELLRAAQEFKHDSSFVPCSEKIHAAVTEMASLFPKKPALETVRSSLRLLNASAYRLQSECRKTVPPEPGAPVDYQLLTQQVIQCAYDIAKAAKQLVTITTREKKQ
- the GIT1 gene encoding ARF GTPase-activating protein GIT1 isoform X3, with protein sequence MARKVPRAEVCADCSAPDPGWASINRGVLVCDECCSVHRSLGRHISIVKHLRHSPWYATLLQMVHTLASNGANSIWEHSLLDPAQVQSGRRKANPQDKVHPTKSEFIRAKYQMLAFVHKLPCRDDDGVTAKDLSKQLHSSVRTGNLETCLRLLSLGAQANFFHPEKGTTPLHVAAKAGQTLQAELLVVYGADPGAPDVNGRTPIDYARQASQHELAERLVECQYELTDRLAFYLCGRKPDHKNGHYIIPQMADSLDLSELAKAAKKKLQALSNRLFEELAMDVYDEVDRRENDAVWLTTQNHSTLVTERSAVPFLPVNPEYSATRNQGRQKLARFNAREFATLIIDILSEAKRRQQGKGLTSPTEALDSSLHGPSDLDDQHDYDSVASDEDTDQEPLRSANAGRNNRARSMDSSDLSDGPITLQEYLEVKKALAASEAKVQQLMKVNNSLSDELRRLQREIHKLQSENMQIRQQAGPAHPMAPPPSERPEHSHGASTAAGSHRRDRHAFSMYEPGASGLKPFGQQPVDDLVSRLQPLHPGDMDDDSLYSIHNQASSYRIRKGGSVSSMPFPPSSPLVSCPPESGRHMTGKLDRHGSGTDSDYDNTQGGDLPLSMDGKRFLDLAKDDDSHPEPEPLEGDLDPGLPSTEDVILKTEQVTKNIQELLRAAQEFKHDSSFVPCSEKIHAAVTEMASLFPKKPALETVRSSLRLLNASAYRLQSECRKTVPPEPGAPVDYQLLTQQVIQCAYDIAKAAKQLVTITTREKKQ